Proteins encoded in a region of the Clostridium butyricum genome:
- a CDS encoding gamma-glutamylcyclotransferase family protein, with protein sequence MNKKINVFVYGSLREGFFNYDKYLKGKVISIKPGKIHNMVIYHMPYKGYPALLKGTGTVYGEIMEINPEIYDETMKAMDEMEGFISENNPQNEYEKKLLKVEHLDDKKTEQCYVYFYNKHIDPNFSNKAVLIPHGDWVNHMCESEKTSKI encoded by the coding sequence ATGAATAAAAAAATTAATGTTTTTGTCTATGGAAGTCTAAGAGAAGGTTTCTTTAATTATGACAAATACCTTAAAGGAAAAGTTATTTCCATAAAGCCTGGCAAAATACATAACATGGTTATTTATCATATGCCTTATAAAGGCTATCCAGCTCTTTTAAAAGGAACTGGTACTGTTTATGGAGAAATCATGGAAATAAACCCCGAAATCTATGATGAAACGATGAAGGCCATGGATGAGATGGAAGGATTCATAAGTGAAAACAATCCACAAAATGAGTATGAGAAAAAACTTTTAAAAGTAGAACATCTAGATGATAAAAAAACAGAACAATGCTATGTTTATTTTTACAACAAGCACATAGATCCAAACTTTAGCAATAAAGCTGTATTAATCCCTCATGGAGACTGGGTAAATCATATGTGTGAAAGTGAAAAAACTAGTAAAATTTAA
- a CDS encoding flavodoxin family protein → MKNLIIYFSLESNTKFIAESIAEEIECDIMELIPSKKYSTGKIGKYFWGGKSVMFKEKPELINAQLDISNYKNIIIGTPVWCGTYAPPFNTFLSNFEIKYKNIAIFACHGGGGAEKCFDNFKNELTENNFLGDISFVDPIKNQREECSQKAKEWIKSLIR, encoded by the coding sequence ATGAAGAATTTAATAATATACTTTAGTCTTGAGAGCAACACTAAGTTCATTGCAGAGTCTATAGCAGAAGAAATTGAATGTGATATTATGGAGTTAATACCTAGTAAAAAGTATTCTACAGGGAAGATAGGAAAATACTTTTGGGGTGGAAAAAGTGTTATGTTTAAAGAAAAGCCTGAACTTATAAATGCACAGTTAGATATAAGCAATTATAAGAATATAATAATTGGAACTCCCGTTTGGTGCGGTACATATGCACCGCCTTTTAATACATTTCTTTCTAACTTTGAAATAAAGTATAAGAATATTGCAATCTTTGCATGCCATGGTGGTGGCGGAGCGGAAAAATGCTTCGATAATTTTAAGAATGAACTTACAGAAAATAATTTTTTAGGAGATATAAGCTTTGTAGATCCTATAAAAAATCAAAGAGAAGAATGTTCTCAAAAGGCTAAAGAATGGATAAAGTCATTAATAAGATAA
- a CDS encoding DUF969 domain-containing protein has protein sequence MSLIGILIIIVGFVLKLDTIAVVVSAGVITGLVSNMSITEILTTLGSSFVNNRTTCLFMLTLPVIGMCERYGLKAKAIMLIKKASGLSTGILLSGYTFIREATISMGVTLGGHPQFVRPLIQPMAEGASIAKYGELDEKDIDKIKGFSAAADNIGNFFGQNVFMANSGVLLIVSTLETLGISADALKIAQASIPVAIFAFILCIIRNYMLDRSLKRKYKLNIEKNK, from the coding sequence ATGTCATTAATAGGTATTTTAATAATTATAGTTGGGTTTGTCCTAAAATTGGACACGATAGCTGTAGTTGTGTCAGCAGGAGTTATAACAGGTTTGGTTTCAAATATGAGTATAACTGAAATATTAACTACGTTAGGAAGTTCATTTGTCAATAATCGTACTACATGTTTGTTTATGCTCACACTCCCAGTTATAGGAATGTGTGAAAGATATGGATTGAAAGCTAAAGCTATCATGCTTATAAAAAAAGCCAGCGGATTGTCTACTGGTATATTACTTAGCGGATATACTTTTATAAGAGAAGCTACAATTTCTATGGGTGTTACTCTGGGTGGTCATCCACAATTTGTAAGACCATTAATACAGCCAATGGCTGAAGGTGCGTCTATTGCAAAATATGGTGAACTTGATGAAAAAGATATTGATAAAATCAAAGGATTCTCTGCTGCTGCTGACAACATTGGTAATTTCTTCGGACAGAATGTATTTATGGCTAATTCAGGAGTATTATTAATCGTTAGTACTTTAGAAACATTAGGAATAAGTGCCGATGCCCTAAAAATTGCACAAGCTTCTATCCCTGTTGCTATTTTCGCTTTTATTTTATGCATTATAAGAAATTATATGCTTGATAGAAGTTTAAAAAGAAAATATAAATTAAATATTGAAAAAAATAAATAG
- a CDS encoding 4Fe-4S dicluster domain-containing protein, which yields MSHLVGKDAYKSLEERLNKFPQGAPPSETLYKILSMMFTEKEAELVAQLPIKAFNIKTAALIWKVKESEAEKILDTLASKALILDLECDKDNEKKYLMAPPMAGFFEFALMRTGGHLDQKVLSQLFHQYLNVEDDFMKELFFGSETKMGRAFVQERVLNNDNSIDILDYEKASHIIKSAKHIGVSSCYCRHKAHHLGDDCYAPMETCLSFDTTAYTLTKHNYARKIDSHEALDILNMCYDYNLVQCGENVQKQPNFMCNCCKCHCEAFTSAKKFGLLVPVNTTSYIPYVDTHKCIGCGKCTNICPMEAISVTTTGKDKYAQVDDKLCLGCGVCVKNCPKDAIKLKRRKESIITPVTTVHRVVITAIEKGQLQNLIFDNQAHKSHKAMAAILASILKLSPVHKVMASKQMKSVYLAKLLENS from the coding sequence ATGTCTCATTTAGTAGGCAAAGATGCTTATAAAAGTCTTGAAGAAAGACTAAATAAATTTCCACAGGGTGCTCCTCCATCTGAAACTCTATACAAAATATTATCCATGATGTTTACAGAAAAAGAAGCAGAACTTGTTGCACAACTTCCAATTAAAGCATTTAATATAAAAACTGCTGCTTTAATCTGGAAAGTAAAAGAAAGTGAAGCAGAAAAAATACTAGACACATTAGCTTCAAAAGCTCTTATTCTCGATCTTGAATGTGATAAAGATAATGAGAAGAAATATCTTATGGCTCCCCCAATGGCAGGATTTTTTGAATTTGCCTTAATGAGAACTGGTGGCCATCTTGACCAAAAAGTCTTAAGCCAGCTTTTTCATCAATACCTAAATGTTGAAGATGACTTTATGAAAGAGCTTTTCTTTGGAAGCGAAACAAAAATGGGCCGTGCTTTTGTCCAAGAACGTGTTTTAAATAATGATAATTCTATAGATATTTTAGATTATGAAAAAGCCTCACATATTATAAAAAGTGCAAAACACATAGGTGTAAGTTCATGTTACTGTAGACATAAAGCTCATCATTTAGGAGATGACTGTTATGCACCTATGGAAACATGTTTAAGTTTTGACACAACAGCATATACTCTAACAAAACATAACTATGCCAGAAAAATAGATTCTCATGAAGCTCTTGATATTCTTAATATGTGTTATGATTACAATCTTGTACAATGTGGTGAAAATGTACAAAAACAACCTAACTTTATGTGTAACTGCTGCAAATGTCACTGCGAAGCTTTTACATCTGCAAAGAAATTCGGTCTTCTTGTTCCAGTAAACACTACAAGCTATATTCCTTACGTTGATACACATAAATGCATAGGATGTGGAAAATGTACTAATATATGTCCCATGGAAGCAATAAGTGTAACAACTACTGGAAAAGATAAATATGCTCAGGTAGATGATAAGTTATGTCTCGGATGTGGCGTATGTGTAAAGAATTGTCCAAAAGATGCAATAAAACTTAAAAGAAGAAAAGAAAGCATAATAACACCAGTAACAACAGTCCATAGAGTCGTTATTACTGCAATAGAAAAGGGGCAACTTCAAAATCTTATTTTTGACAATCAAGCTCATAAAAGTCATAAAGCCATGGCTGCAATACTGGCTTCAATTTTAAAACTTTCACCTGTCCACAAAGTTATGGCAAGCAAGCAGATGAAATCAGTATATCTTGCAAAACTTCTTGAAAATTCTTAA
- the pcp gene encoding pyroglutamyl-peptidase I, whose protein sequence is MKVLITGFDPFGGESINPALEAVKKLPDNIAGSEIIKIEIPTVFRKSLEKIEENIIKHNPDIVISIGQAGGRFGITPERIAINIDDARIPDNESKQPIDLPIFEDGENAYFTTLPIKAMVEEMKKGEIPCSVSNSAGTFVCNHVMYGILYMAAKKYPNIKGGFIHVPYIPSQVLDKPNMPCMSIDDITKGLELCIKASVSNDNDVKVTGGTIC, encoded by the coding sequence ATGAAAGTATTGATTACAGGTTTTGATCCATTTGGTGGAGAAAGTATAAATCCAGCTCTAGAAGCTGTAAAAAAACTACCAGATAATATTGCTGGTTCTGAAATAATTAAAATTGAGATTCCAACAGTATTTAGAAAATCATTAGAAAAAATTGAAGAAAATATAATAAAGCACAATCCTGATATAGTTATATCTATAGGTCAAGCTGGAGGAAGATTCGGAATAACACCTGAAAGAATCGCTATAAATATTGATGATGCAAGAATACCAGATAATGAATCAAAACAACCAATTGATCTTCCAATATTTGAGGATGGTGAAAATGCGTATTTTACTACTCTTCCAATAAAGGCTATGGTTGAAGAAATGAAAAAAGGAGAAATCCCATGTTCTGTTTCTAATTCAGCTGGCACATTTGTATGTAATCATGTTATGTATGGAATACTATATATGGCTGCTAAAAAATACCCTAATATAAAAGGTGGATTTATTCATGTTCCATATATACCATCACAGGTTCTAGATAAACCTAATATGCCTTGTATGTCTATTGATGATATTACAAAAGGTTTAGAATTGTGTATTAAAGCATCTGTTTCAAACGATAATGATGTTAAAGTAACTGGTGGTACTATCTGTTAA